A genomic segment from Deltaproteobacteria bacterium encodes:
- a CDS encoding menaquinone biosynthesis protein — translation MKLGYIDYLNCYPFYYHMFEISPLPDVQIFPRYPSELNRLMVKGELDMSPISAAAYAELEQEVVLLPDFCLSSVGYVHSVILKSLVPIEELDKKRVGLSSASLTSVVFLKILLGSYYSLEPVYVATGPNPSLKDQELDAALVIGNEAMTQGVSPYTYDLGDLWLRKTGYPVVFAVFAIRKSAIEKNLSTIGAVVDSYHQSLACLDHNRKTLIQKAEERYPSVKWDIDSYYQSLEYTFTSELKGALNFYLRLAGELGLLKKVNAVKYMDLFVTKVEPGQAPQAGVFL, via the coding sequence ATGAAGTTAGGCTACATCGATTACCTGAACTGCTATCCCTTCTACTACCACATGTTCGAGATCAGCCCCCTTCCGGATGTGCAGATATTTCCCCGCTACCCCAGTGAACTGAATCGGTTGATGGTAAAAGGGGAACTCGACATGAGCCCGATTTCCGCGGCAGCATACGCCGAGCTAGAACAAGAGGTGGTGCTCCTTCCCGATTTCTGTCTCAGCTCAGTTGGATACGTGCATTCGGTAATCCTGAAAAGCCTCGTCCCCATTGAAGAGCTGGACAAAAAAAGAGTCGGGCTCTCCAGTGCATCGCTGACCTCCGTGGTGTTCCTGAAAATTCTCCTCGGAAGCTACTACTCTCTTGAACCGGTCTATGTGGCGACAGGCCCCAACCCCTCCCTGAAAGATCAAGAGCTCGATGCCGCCCTTGTCATCGGCAATGAGGCGATGACACAGGGAGTTTCTCCCTATACCTACGATCTCGGCGATCTGTGGTTGAGAAAGACGGGGTATCCCGTGGTATTCGCCGTATTCGCCATCCGGAAATCGGCCATTGAGAAAAATCTCTCAACAATCGGGGCTGTCGTTGACTCCTACCACCAATCGCTGGCCTGCCTTGATCATAACCGGAAAACACTGATTCAAAAAGCGGAAGAAAGATACCCCTCCGTCAAATGGGACATCGACTCGTACTACCAGTCGCTGGAGTACACATTCACTTCCGAATTGAAGGGTGCACTGAATTTTTACCTCCGTCTCGCCGGTGAACTGGGCCTCCTCAAAAAAGTGAATGCCGTAAAATATATGGACCTTTTTGTGACAAAAGTGGAGCCAGGGCAAGCGCCGCAGGCCGGAGTTTTTCTATGA